The Verrucomicrobiota bacterium nucleotide sequence AAGTTTTGGCAGCGTTGCGCCACCCTGGTGCAGGATGAAGGGTACGATAACGAGTTGGCCTACATGAAGTGTCTGCTGGATTACCTGGCCATGGACCGGCCGACCAACGCTCAACTCAAAAGCCTCGGTGCAAAAATGAAACTCTACCGTGGGCTGCCCGAAATGTTCGAGGAGTTTAACGAGGGATTGCTCGACCCCCAACACGTGAGTTTCGGGATCAAAGTGGAGCACTACGTCATATCATCCGGGTTGAAAATCCTGGTTGAAGGCAGCCGCCTGCGCCCTTACCTGCGGGAGGTCTTCGGGTGCGAATTCGCCGAGGACTCCGAGGGCCGCATCACCTTCCCTAAACGGGTGATCAGCCACACCCAGAAGACGCAGTACCTGTTCCGGATCAATAAAGGCCTGCTCGACATGACCCGGGATGTGAACGACCACATGCCCGAGGCGCTCCGGCCGGTGCCTTTTCCGAACATGATCTATATCGGCGACGGCCCGACCGACGTCCCTTGTTTCACGATCATGAAGAAAAACGGGGGCCAGGCCATCGCGGTCTATGACCCGGATGACGAGGGCCGAAACAGTTTCCGAAAGTGTTTTAACCTCGCAACCCGCGCGGACCGGGTCCGGCACATCGCGCCGGCTGACTACCGGCGGCAAAGCCATTTGCGCTTGCTGCTGGAGGAAATGGTCCAGGAAATTGCCGGCCGCATTCTGGCCAACCACCGGGCGGCCTCGGAAGCCGGCGTCGTCCGCGCCCCGAGGCACGGGGGGTAACTCGTAACGGGTACCGGTTCGGCCTGTGACGTGACTCTGAGGGCCGGGTATCCAGTTCAGTATTCGTCTTCTCGCCGTGGGCCCCGCTTGGCACCCGCTACCAGTTACGAGTCACCAGTTACCCGTTACAGTGCGACATCGCCCAGGTAGCAGTGCAGGCTCAACTCGCGGAGGCGATCCCGGCAGAGCAACAGGCGTTCGGTTAACGCGTGGTAGCGGTCCACCAGTTCGAGCAGGTGCGCAACCGTCTCAACATCTTCACTCGCCAGGATGCCTTCATCGCGGACGCGGCTCAAAGCGGACTCGACGGCGCCCATCGGAGCGTCGAGATCCGGGAACTCGACGCCGGTCCCCGTGCGCCGCCGGAAGGATTCGGCGAGTTTCTCGAGGAATTGGTCGAAGGTGGCTTCCAGGGTCGTGAATGGCTGATGCAATTCCGCGTTTGCCGCCTCA carries:
- a CDS encoding haloacid dehalogenase-like hydrolase, with protein sequence MAQPQNTIAIVYDYDQTLSPAYMQDDVLFPAFGIHAGKFWQRCATLVQDEGYDNELAYMKCLLDYLAMDRPTNAQLKSLGAKMKLYRGLPEMFEEFNEGLLDPQHVSFGIKVEHYVISSGLKILVEGSRLRPYLREVFGCEFAEDSEGRITFPKRVISHTQKTQYLFRINKGLLDMTRDVNDHMPEALRPVPFPNMIYIGDGPTDVPCFTIMKKNGGQAIAVYDPDDEGRNSFRKCFNLATRADRVRHIAPADYRRQSHLRLLLEEMVQEIAGRILANHRAASEAGVVRAPRHGG